The following proteins are encoded in a genomic region of Micrococcaceae bacterium Sec5.8:
- a CDS encoding glucosamine-6-phosphate deaminase, with protein MAEVIVVENQDAAGGLVAGEIRRLIETRPDAVLGLATGSTPLPVYRSLARSLAERPLDVARVRGFSLDEYVGLPDGHRESYRSVIARDVVALLGFTPDNVRVPSGDPAGLPAAGAAYEQAIADAGGVDLQLLGIGRTGHLGFNEPGSSFASLTRVKTLTPQTRADNARFFDTPDEVPKHCITQGLGTILRARHLVLLAFGQAKAAAIAAAVEGPVTSSQPGSAIQLHPHVTVIVDEAAAGELTNLDYFRYAWANKPAWQGI; from the coding sequence GTGGCCGAAGTCATTGTTGTGGAGAACCAGGACGCCGCGGGCGGGCTGGTCGCCGGAGAGATCCGCAGGCTGATCGAGACCCGGCCAGACGCGGTGCTGGGACTGGCGACAGGGTCGACGCCGTTGCCCGTCTACCGTTCGCTCGCCCGGTCGCTCGCCGAACGGCCGCTGGATGTCGCGCGGGTGCGGGGGTTTTCACTGGACGAATACGTCGGTCTGCCTGACGGGCACCGGGAGAGCTACCGTTCGGTCATTGCCCGAGACGTTGTGGCGCTCCTGGGGTTCACGCCGGACAATGTCCGGGTGCCCAGCGGGGATCCTGCCGGCCTGCCCGCCGCTGGCGCCGCCTACGAGCAAGCGATTGCCGACGCCGGGGGAGTTGATTTGCAGCTCCTGGGCATCGGCCGCACCGGTCACCTGGGGTTCAACGAGCCGGGATCCTCGTTCGCATCGCTGACCCGGGTCAAGACGCTCACCCCCCAGACACGGGCTGACAACGCCCGCTTCTTCGACACCCCCGACGAGGTGCCGAAGCACTGCATCACCCAGGGCCTCGGCACGATCCTCCGTGCGCGCCACCTCGTGCTGCTCGCGTTTGGGCAGGCGAAGGCAGCGGCGATCGCGGCCGCCGTCGAAGGGCCCGTCACCTCCAGCCAACCCGGCTCGGCGATCCAGCTGCACCCGCACGTCACGGTCATCGTCGACGAGGCTGCCGCGGGCGAGCTCACGAACCTCGACTATTTCCGTTACGCCTGGGCTAATAAGCCCGCCTGGCAAGGGATCTAA
- a CDS encoding NRAMP family divalent metal transporter, with protein MESTTVKAALKPAARRSALLGAMFLMATSAIGPGFITQTTAFTVQLGAAFAFAILISILVDIAVQANVWRIIGVSGLRAQELGNKVLPGVGWFLAALVFLGGIVFNIGNIAGTGLGTNAMMGVDPKIGGAVSAVFAILIFLSKRAGVALDRIVVILGALMILMTLYVAVVSAPPLGEALKNTVMPEKVDFLVITTLIGGTIGGYITYAGAHRMLDTGVTGVENVKQITQSSIIGILVTCVMRILLFLAIFGVVAGGVALTGNNLAASAFQAAAGDIGMRVFGVILWAASITSVIGAAYTSVSFVTKSTTKDRTRNLITVGFIAFCTAAYLLIGQAPQQLLIFAGAFNGLILPVGFGVLLWVAWRRRDLLNGYVYPKGLLVIGIVAWLLTVFLGYSSLTSLAKLWA; from the coding sequence ATGGAATCCACCACCGTCAAGGCCGCCCTCAAGCCGGCCGCCCGGCGATCCGCCCTGCTGGGCGCCATGTTTCTTATGGCCACCAGTGCGATCGGCCCGGGGTTTATCACCCAGACAACGGCCTTTACCGTTCAGCTCGGCGCCGCCTTCGCGTTCGCGATCCTGATCTCCATCCTGGTTGACATCGCCGTGCAGGCCAACGTCTGGCGGATCATCGGCGTCTCCGGCCTGCGGGCCCAAGAGCTCGGCAATAAGGTTCTCCCCGGCGTCGGCTGGTTCCTCGCCGCGCTGGTCTTCCTGGGTGGCATCGTCTTCAACATCGGCAATATCGCCGGAACCGGGCTCGGCACCAATGCCATGATGGGCGTGGATCCCAAAATCGGCGGGGCCGTGTCCGCCGTTTTCGCCATCCTGATCTTCCTCAGCAAGAGGGCCGGGGTGGCCCTTGACCGCATCGTCGTGATCCTCGGTGCCCTGATGATCCTGATGACGCTGTATGTGGCCGTGGTTTCGGCCCCGCCGCTGGGTGAGGCCCTCAAGAACACCGTGATGCCGGAGAAGGTCGACTTCCTGGTCATCACAACCCTCATCGGCGGAACGATCGGCGGCTACATCACGTATGCGGGAGCCCACCGCATGCTGGACACCGGCGTCACTGGCGTTGAAAACGTCAAACAAATCACCCAGAGCTCGATCATAGGAATCCTTGTCACCTGCGTCATGCGCATCCTGCTGTTCCTGGCCATCTTTGGCGTGGTCGCCGGCGGCGTGGCCCTGACCGGCAACAACCTCGCCGCCTCCGCGTTCCAGGCCGCTGCCGGAGATATCGGCATGCGCGTCTTCGGTGTCATCTTGTGGGCTGCCTCCATCACTTCCGTGATCGGAGCGGCGTACACGTCGGTCTCCTTCGTCACGAAGTCCACCACCAAAGACCGCACCCGCAACCTGATCACCGTCGGCTTCATCGCTTTCTGCACCGCGGCCTATCTGCTGATCGGCCAGGCCCCGCAGCAGCTGCTCATCTTCGCGGGCGCCTTCAACGGCCTCATTCTCCCCGTCGGCTTCGGCGTGCTGCTGTGGGTGGCCTGGCGCCGCCGGGACCTGCTCAACGGCTACGTCTACCCCAAGGGCCTGCTCGTCATCGGCATTGTGGCCTGGCTGCTGACCGTCTTCCTTGGCTACAGCTCGCTGACCAGCCTGGCGAAACTGTGGGCGTAG
- a CDS encoding 5-oxoprolinase/urea amidolyase family protein, which produces MIDTAGETLAVRRPAVHKVSSVRAVGTRAVLAELTGTGDVLALQGMLLESPLPGQLDVLAAAETVLVTADSPISARRIAARLLRLDLTAPAQRDGELVVIDTVYDGEDLAEAGELTGLGAEGVIAAHTGQIWTVAFAGFAPGFGYMVGQNQALEVPRRRSPRTAVPAGSVALAGNYSAVYPRRSPGGWQLVGRTGARMWDLDREQPALAAPGHRVQFHAVRDIVTLAPEHRAQTTSPEVASGLRIVSPGLQSLIQDLGRYGHSGLGVSAAGALDRASLRRANRLVGNAPSAAAVETVAGGLSVQAVGDQVLAVTGAPSDLSIETPAGEDHEPAWRSVPMATPFALLDGEILRLGAPESGFRSYLAVRGGVDTAPVLGSRSTDTMSGIGPAPLAAGQLFAAGGEAESGVVGHPELQPDFPGAGVTVLDVVPGPRADWFDAAALASFCGQDWEVKPQSNRVGMRLQGTPLQRTRQGELASEGTVAGALQVPPEGLPVLFLADHPITGGYPVIAVVIDSQLDLAAQVPIGGKIRFRWAAPSTTEHATPEEEVSN; this is translated from the coding sequence ATGATTGACACAGCGGGGGAAACCCTGGCAGTACGCAGGCCGGCAGTTCACAAAGTGAGCTCCGTGCGGGCGGTGGGAACCCGTGCGGTACTTGCCGAGCTCACCGGCACCGGGGACGTGCTGGCATTGCAAGGAATGCTGCTCGAGAGCCCGCTGCCGGGCCAATTGGACGTCCTTGCGGCGGCCGAGACGGTCCTTGTCACGGCAGACTCGCCAATTTCAGCCAGGCGGATCGCCGCGCGGCTGCTCCGGCTTGACCTCACCGCGCCTGCGCAGCGGGACGGGGAGCTGGTGGTCATCGATACCGTGTACGACGGCGAGGATCTCGCCGAAGCGGGGGAGCTGACCGGTCTCGGGGCCGAGGGCGTCATCGCAGCCCACACCGGGCAGATCTGGACCGTGGCCTTCGCCGGCTTCGCCCCGGGGTTCGGCTATATGGTGGGGCAGAACCAGGCGCTGGAGGTGCCGCGTCGCCGCTCGCCGCGCACCGCCGTCCCGGCCGGTTCCGTGGCCCTGGCCGGCAACTACTCCGCCGTGTACCCGCGGCGTTCACCCGGCGGCTGGCAGCTGGTCGGCCGCACCGGGGCCAGAATGTGGGACCTGGACCGGGAACAGCCTGCCCTGGCCGCTCCCGGGCACCGGGTGCAATTCCATGCCGTCCGTGACATTGTCACCCTGGCGCCGGAGCACCGGGCCCAGACAACCTCTCCCGAGGTGGCATCCGGACTGCGGATTGTTTCGCCTGGCCTGCAGAGCCTCATCCAGGACCTTGGCCGGTACGGCCATTCCGGTCTGGGCGTCTCCGCTGCCGGTGCGCTGGACCGGGCCTCGCTGCGCCGGGCGAACCGCCTTGTCGGGAACGCGCCGTCGGCCGCCGCGGTCGAAACGGTCGCGGGAGGCCTCTCGGTCCAGGCGGTGGGGGACCAGGTCCTCGCTGTGACCGGAGCACCGTCGGACCTGAGCATCGAGACGCCGGCCGGGGAGGACCATGAGCCGGCCTGGCGGAGCGTCCCGATGGCCACCCCGTTTGCCCTGCTCGACGGCGAAATCCTGAGACTGGGCGCGCCGGAGAGCGGGTTCCGCAGCTACCTCGCCGTCCGCGGCGGCGTGGACACCGCCCCGGTGCTCGGCAGCCGCTCCACCGACACCATGTCCGGGATCGGCCCCGCCCCGCTGGCGGCCGGCCAGCTCTTCGCCGCCGGCGGCGAAGCCGAATCCGGCGTCGTCGGCCACCCCGAACTGCAGCCGGACTTCCCGGGCGCCGGCGTCACCGTGCTCGACGTGGTCCCCGGCCCGCGCGCCGACTGGTTCGATGCCGCAGCGCTGGCGTCCTTCTGCGGCCAGGACTGGGAAGTAAAACCGCAGTCCAACCGGGTCGGCATGCGGCTGCAGGGAACCCCGCTGCAGCGCACCCGCCAGGGCGAACTCGCCAGCGAGGGCACCGTCGCCGGCGCCCTGCAGGTCCCGCCGGAGGGGCTGCCCGTGCTCTTCCTGGCCGACCACCCGATCACCGGCGGCTACCCGGTGATCGCCGTGGTGATCGACTCCCAGCTGGACCTCGCGGCCCAGGTCCCGATCGGCGGCAAGATCCGCTTCCGCTGGGCGGCCCCCAGCACCACCGAACACGCCACCCCCGAAGAAGAAGTGAGTAACTGA
- a CDS encoding GntR family transcriptional regulator yields the protein MLMNAALEGISDEVQATHAHTGSWVAAVLRSRISAGQLAPGTKLSEQKLSEVLGVSRNTLREAFTVLAGESVVQRIPNRGVFVSAPQAEDVREIYRVRRLIEPAAVLWGEYSADAIDALDAIIDRARAALRSGAVTEMADANQDLHKALVALSGSASVDELMDKVLAQMRLVFHAMATTSDFHSHYVERNAALVAQLRAGHREEAAAELRGYLDAAEHELLVHIGALPQDGSSVTGAP from the coding sequence ATGCTGATGAATGCCGCACTTGAAGGGATCTCCGATGAGGTCCAGGCCACCCACGCCCACACGGGATCGTGGGTGGCCGCTGTGCTGCGTTCGCGTATCTCGGCAGGTCAGCTCGCCCCGGGAACGAAGCTCTCCGAACAGAAGCTCTCCGAGGTACTGGGCGTCTCACGGAACACGCTGCGGGAGGCTTTTACCGTCCTCGCCGGCGAGTCCGTGGTGCAGCGCATCCCCAATCGCGGCGTGTTCGTGTCCGCGCCCCAGGCCGAGGACGTCCGTGAGATCTACCGGGTGCGCCGGCTGATCGAGCCGGCGGCTGTGCTGTGGGGGGAATACAGTGCGGATGCTATCGATGCGCTGGATGCCATCATCGACCGGGCCCGCGCCGCCCTGCGGTCCGGGGCCGTCACGGAGATGGCCGATGCCAACCAGGACCTGCACAAAGCGCTGGTGGCGCTCTCCGGGAGTGCTTCCGTGGACGAGCTCATGGACAAGGTCCTCGCCCAGATGCGGCTGGTGTTCCACGCCATGGCAACCACATCGGACTTCCACAGCCACTATGTGGAACGCAACGCCGCGCTCGTGGCGCAACTGCGTGCCGGCCACAGGGAAGAAGCCGCGGCTGAGCTGCGCGGTTACCTGGATGCCGCCGAGCACGAACTCCTGGTGCATATCGGCGCCCTTCCGCAGGACGGAAGCTCCGTGACTGGCGCTCCGTGA
- a CDS encoding helix-turn-helix transcriptional regulator: protein MDNQSETRDFLATRRAKITPEQAGLPVSGGNRRVPGLRRGEVALLAGVSVEYYTRLERGNLAGVSEGVLDALARALQLDEAEQAHLFDLARAAGSSRRPQRRRATAQPVRAGVQYLLDAVANAPAFVHNSRLDIVAANQLGFALYSEMYAGPVRPANHARFIFLDTRSYGFYPDWGRAADDTVAILRTEAGRDPYDRGLSDLVGELSTRSAEFRTRWAAHNVRQHYTGIKHLRHPVVGDLHLMYEALDLSADAGLSLLVYTAEPGSSTGDALRLLSSWAATQQPESLHAGSRQTGLRQPGPQPGQGQQSAPS from the coding sequence ATGGACAATCAGAGCGAGACCAGGGACTTCCTTGCCACCCGGCGGGCGAAAATAACGCCTGAACAGGCGGGATTACCCGTCTCCGGCGGCAACCGCCGGGTCCCCGGACTGCGGCGCGGCGAGGTCGCCCTGCTGGCCGGTGTGAGTGTCGAGTATTACACCCGGCTGGAACGCGGGAACCTTGCCGGAGTCTCCGAGGGAGTACTGGACGCCCTGGCCCGTGCCCTGCAACTGGACGAGGCGGAGCAGGCGCACCTGTTCGATCTGGCCCGGGCCGCGGGCAGCAGCCGCCGGCCCCAGCGCCGCCGCGCCACTGCCCAGCCGGTCCGCGCCGGCGTGCAGTATTTGCTCGACGCCGTTGCGAACGCACCGGCGTTCGTGCATAACTCGCGGCTGGATATCGTTGCGGCCAACCAGCTCGGCTTCGCCCTCTATTCGGAGATGTATGCCGGTCCTGTCCGGCCGGCAAACCATGCCCGGTTCATTTTTTTGGACACCCGGTCGTACGGCTTCTACCCGGACTGGGGCCGGGCGGCGGACGACACGGTGGCGATCCTCCGCACGGAGGCCGGCCGGGACCCGTACGACCGCGGCCTGAGCGATCTGGTTGGCGAACTGTCCACCCGCAGCGCGGAGTTCCGCACCCGGTGGGCAGCGCACAATGTGCGCCAGCATTACACCGGGATCAAGCATCTCCGCCACCCCGTGGTGGGCGATCTCCACCTGATGTACGAGGCCTTGGATCTCTCTGCCGACGCCGGCCTGTCGCTGCTTGTCTACACCGCGGAGCCCGGTTCATCCACCGGGGACGCCCTGCGGCTGCTGTCCAGCTGGGCCGCGACCCAGCAGCCGGAATCTTTGCACGCGGGGTCCCGGCAGACGGGGTTGCGGCAGCCGGGGCCCCAGCCGGGCCAGGGGCAGCAATCGGCGCCTAGTTGA
- a CDS encoding putative hydro-lyase, producing MTSSPARVPTAVVPPADPAGLLPAGARALFRAGLVTPTSGWSTGYAQANLIIVPKAQAFDVLLFAQRNPKPCPVLGVLDAGETSGVLLAGGDIRTDVPKYVVYRDGRKIDEPTDITDHWRDDLVTFILGCSFTFESALQDNGIRVAHIDQGMNVPMYRTSVRCEPAGQMAGPLVVSMRPIPASQVADAVRITSRYPAVHGAPVQVGNPAELGIADLGRPDFGDPVRIPDGHIPVFWACGVTPQAAVMESRPALAIGHAPGHMLITDARDTSYQVP from the coding sequence ATGACGTCCTCTCCGGCACGGGTGCCCACCGCCGTCGTCCCTCCCGCAGACCCGGCCGGGTTGCTCCCGGCCGGAGCGCGGGCCCTGTTCCGTGCCGGCCTCGTGACGCCCACCTCGGGCTGGAGCACCGGATATGCGCAGGCCAACCTGATCATCGTGCCCAAGGCGCAGGCTTTCGACGTGCTGCTGTTCGCGCAGCGCAACCCCAAACCCTGCCCTGTCCTGGGCGTGCTGGATGCCGGCGAAACTTCCGGCGTGCTGCTGGCCGGAGGGGATATCCGCACCGATGTGCCCAAGTACGTGGTGTACCGCGATGGCCGGAAGATCGATGAACCGACAGACATCACGGACCACTGGCGCGATGATCTGGTGACATTCATTCTGGGGTGCAGCTTTACCTTCGAATCCGCCCTCCAGGACAACGGCATCCGGGTGGCCCACATCGACCAAGGCATGAACGTTCCTATGTACCGCACGTCGGTCCGCTGCGAACCGGCCGGGCAAATGGCCGGCCCCCTGGTGGTCTCCATGCGGCCCATTCCGGCCTCCCAGGTGGCCGACGCCGTCCGCATCACCTCACGCTATCCGGCCGTGCACGGTGCCCCGGTGCAGGTGGGAAACCCGGCCGAACTGGGCATCGCGGATCTGGGCCGCCCGGACTTCGGCGACCCGGTCCGGATCCCTGACGGGCATATACCCGTCTTCTGGGCATGTGGGGTAACACCTCAGGCGGCCGTCATGGAGTCGCGGCCGGCACTGGCCATTGGTCATGCGCCGGGGCACATGCTCATTACGGACGCACGCGACACCTCGTATCAGGTCCCGTAG
- a CDS encoding biotin carboxylase N-terminal domain-containing protein — MRKVLIANRGEIAVRIARACDDAQLASVAVYADIDADALHVGAADEAYALGGNSPADTYLNIPKLLAAAAESGADALHPGYGFLSENADFAQAVLDAGLTWIGPSPDAIRLLGNKITARETALRAGAPLVAGSAGPVESAAEARAFAEQHGLPIAIKAAFGGGGRGLKVVRALDEVEEAFDSAVREALAAFGRGECFVERYLDRPRHVEAQVLADVHGNVIVVGTRDCSLQRRHQKLVEEAPAPFLSEDQTRQIYDAAKAVCREAGYSGAGTVEFLVAADGTVAFLEVNTRLQVEHPITEETTGIDLVQEQFRIAAGEPLRITGDPAPSGHSFEFRLNAEDVGRGFLPSPGTVDEFNGPTGAGIRLDTGVRSGSFVPPQFDSLLAKLIVTGADRQQALRRARRALAELSITGVATVLPFHRAVLESPDFISEDRLGIHTRWIETDFADSTAISADPDYSTTAPDGERRTITVEVDGRRMAVGLPADLLDSWAAAGRPLSGGPLPAGMSADPTSDSTVRAADPGELRADMAGTVVKWLVDPGAEVSAGDPVVVLEAMKMETQVLAHRGGTVTGFRAEAGGVVSAGAVLALIN, encoded by the coding sequence ATGCGCAAGGTCCTGATCGCCAACCGCGGTGAAATCGCCGTCCGGATCGCCCGGGCCTGCGACGATGCGCAGCTGGCCTCCGTCGCTGTCTACGCGGATATCGACGCCGACGCACTGCACGTCGGTGCCGCCGACGAGGCGTATGCCCTGGGCGGCAACTCGCCCGCAGACACGTACCTGAACATCCCCAAGCTCCTCGCTGCGGCGGCCGAATCCGGGGCCGACGCACTGCACCCGGGCTACGGATTCCTGTCCGAGAACGCCGACTTCGCCCAGGCCGTCCTCGACGCCGGCCTCACCTGGATCGGCCCCAGCCCGGACGCCATCCGGCTGCTCGGCAACAAGATCACCGCCCGCGAGACCGCCCTCCGCGCCGGTGCGCCGCTGGTCGCCGGCAGCGCCGGGCCCGTGGAATCCGCTGCGGAGGCCCGCGCCTTCGCCGAACAGCACGGCCTGCCGATCGCCATCAAGGCTGCCTTCGGCGGCGGCGGCCGCGGCCTGAAGGTGGTCCGCGCTCTGGACGAGGTCGAGGAAGCCTTCGACTCTGCCGTCCGGGAGGCCCTGGCCGCCTTCGGCCGCGGGGAATGCTTCGTGGAGCGCTACCTCGACCGTCCGCGCCACGTCGAGGCGCAGGTTCTCGCAGACGTCCACGGCAACGTCATCGTCGTCGGAACCCGCGACTGCTCGCTTCAGCGCCGGCACCAGAAGCTCGTGGAGGAGGCCCCCGCGCCGTTCCTCAGCGAGGACCAGACGCGGCAGATCTACGATGCCGCCAAGGCCGTCTGCCGGGAAGCCGGCTACTCCGGCGCCGGCACGGTGGAATTCCTGGTCGCCGCCGACGGCACGGTGGCGTTCCTTGAGGTGAATACCCGCCTGCAGGTGGAGCACCCCATCACCGAGGAAACCACCGGGATTGACCTCGTGCAGGAACAGTTCCGCATCGCCGCCGGGGAGCCGCTGCGCATCACCGGGGACCCGGCACCGAGCGGGCATTCGTTCGAGTTCCGGCTCAATGCGGAGGACGTGGGGCGCGGCTTCCTGCCCTCGCCGGGCACTGTTGACGAATTCAACGGCCCCACCGGTGCGGGCATCCGGCTCGACACCGGCGTCCGCTCCGGCTCGTTCGTGCCGCCGCAGTTCGACTCGCTCCTGGCGAAGCTCATCGTCACCGGCGCGGACCGTCAGCAGGCCCTGCGCCGTGCCCGCCGTGCCCTCGCCGAACTCAGCATCACCGGCGTCGCCACGGTGCTGCCGTTCCACCGCGCCGTGCTGGAATCCCCGGATTTCATCTCCGAGGACCGGCTGGGGATCCACACCCGCTGGATCGAAACGGATTTCGCAGACAGTACCGCCATCTCCGCGGACCCGGACTACAGCACCACCGCGCCCGACGGCGAACGCCGCACCATCACCGTCGAGGTGGACGGCCGCCGGATGGCGGTCGGCCTGCCGGCGGACCTGCTGGACAGCTGGGCCGCGGCTGGCCGGCCGCTGTCCGGCGGGCCGCTGCCTGCGGGCATGTCCGCGGATCCGACCTCCGACAGCACAGTGCGCGCCGCAGACCCTGGCGAGTTGCGCGCCGACATGGCCGGCACCGTGGTGAAGTGGCTCGTTGACCCGGGCGCCGAAGTCTCGGCGGGGGACCCCGTCGTCGTGCTGGAGGCCATGAAAATGGAAACCCAGGTCTTGGCCCACCGCGGCGGCACGGTAACCGGGTTCCGGGCCGAGGCCGGCGGTGTCGTGAGTGCTGGAGCGGTGCTGGCCCTGATCAACTAG
- a CDS encoding NAD(P)-dependent alcohol dehydrogenase yields the protein MLTVNAYAATSATEPLVPTTIERRDVGAHDVLIDIKFAGICHSDIHTVRGDWGPQSYPLAPGHEIAGIVTEIGSAVTRHKVGDRVGVGCMVNSCRECVNCQAGEEQYCLKGNTGTYGAVDRDGTITQGGYSTHAVVTEDFVVRIPEGIELDVAAPLLCAGITTYSPLRHWNAGPGKKVAVVGLGGLGHMAVKIAHAMGAEVTVLSQSLKKQEDGLRLGADHYFATSDENTFTELAGSFDLIINTVSDSIDISSYLQLLRLDGTMVNVGAPAEPLPVNAFALIGGRRSFAGSMIGGIRQTQEMLDFCAEHHLGAEIEVIPAEKINEAYERVLASDVRYRFVIDTSTLV from the coding sequence ATGCTTACCGTTAATGCCTACGCCGCCACCTCCGCGACGGAACCCCTCGTTCCCACCACCATCGAACGCCGCGACGTCGGCGCGCACGACGTCCTGATCGACATCAAGTTCGCCGGCATCTGCCACTCGGACATCCACACCGTCCGCGGCGACTGGGGACCCCAGTCCTACCCGCTGGCGCCCGGCCACGAAATCGCCGGCATCGTCACCGAGATCGGCTCTGCCGTCACCAGGCACAAGGTGGGCGACCGGGTCGGTGTCGGCTGCATGGTCAACTCCTGCCGCGAGTGCGTCAACTGCCAGGCCGGCGAGGAGCAGTACTGCCTCAAGGGCAACACCGGCACGTACGGCGCCGTGGACCGCGACGGCACCATCACCCAGGGCGGCTACTCCACCCACGCCGTCGTGACCGAAGACTTCGTCGTGAGGATCCCCGAGGGCATCGAGCTCGACGTCGCCGCACCCCTGCTGTGCGCCGGTATCACCACCTACTCGCCGCTGCGCCACTGGAACGCCGGTCCCGGCAAGAAGGTCGCCGTCGTCGGACTCGGCGGCCTGGGACACATGGCCGTCAAGATCGCCCACGCCATGGGCGCCGAGGTCACGGTCCTCTCGCAGTCCCTGAAGAAGCAGGAAGACGGCCTGCGCCTCGGCGCGGACCACTACTTCGCCACGAGCGATGAGAACACCTTCACCGAGCTCGCCGGCAGCTTCGACCTGATCATCAATACGGTCAGCGACTCGATCGACATCAGCTCCTACCTGCAGCTGCTGCGCCTCGACGGCACCATGGTCAACGTGGGCGCCCCGGCCGAGCCGCTGCCGGTCAACGCGTTCGCCCTGATCGGCGGCCGCCGCTCCTTCGCCGGTTCCATGATCGGCGGCATCCGTCAGACCCAGGAAATGCTCGACTTCTGCGCCGAGCACCACCTCGGCGCCGAGATCGAGGTCATCCCGGCCGAGAAGATCAACGAAGCCTACGAGCGCGTGCTGGCCTCCGACGTGCGGTACCGCTTTGTGATTGACACTTCCACCCTGGTTTAA
- a CDS encoding STAS/SEC14 domain-containing protein → MMPERIFAADGKNSLIIRGGIIESLWRPGSFVDVEDAKDAMLAVNRISGGIPMPMLSEMTDVEISAAARYEFAQTSGVLAIAVLGSSAVDRVIAAAMSRHTRYPHEFFTSRTAATTWLSEVLGARS, encoded by the coding sequence ATGATGCCTGAAAGAATCTTCGCTGCGGACGGGAAGAATTCCCTGATCATCCGCGGGGGGATCATCGAATCGCTCTGGCGCCCGGGTTCCTTTGTGGACGTCGAGGACGCCAAGGACGCCATGCTCGCCGTGAACCGGATCAGCGGCGGAATCCCGATGCCAATGCTCTCTGAAATGACCGACGTGGAAATCAGCGCAGCGGCCAGGTACGAATTCGCGCAAACTTCGGGCGTACTGGCCATCGCCGTCCTCGGATCCAGTGCAGTGGACCGCGTCATAGCCGCCGCCATGAGCCGGCACACCCGTTACCCGCACGAGTTCTTCACGTCCAGAACTGCGGCCACCACCTGGCTGTCGGAGGTCCTTGGGGCCCGGTCGTAA
- a CDS encoding 5-oxoprolinase subunit PxpA: MATIDLNSDVGESYGRWSLGDDTAMFRSVSSANVACGFHAGDPSVIRQTCREAVAAGVVIGAHVGYRDLAGFGRRFLDMDPIELADDVVYQIGALQALAAAEGGKVTYVKPHGGLYNAIVSHTAQAKAVVDAVKSVDPNLPILGLPGSEVLRLAEAAGLRAVTEAFADRAYNPDGTLVSRTLPGAVLHDHAEVTEHVLRMAADSTVRTIDGSFLKIRAESICVHGDSPGAVTMAAAVRESLRAAGISTAAFAHA; this comes from the coding sequence ATGGCAACCATCGATTTGAACAGCGACGTCGGCGAATCCTACGGACGCTGGAGCCTGGGTGACGATACGGCGATGTTCCGTTCGGTTTCCAGCGCGAATGTTGCCTGCGGATTCCACGCCGGTGACCCCAGCGTGATCCGGCAGACCTGCCGCGAGGCGGTGGCCGCCGGCGTCGTGATCGGCGCCCATGTCGGCTACCGCGACCTCGCAGGTTTCGGCCGCCGCTTCCTGGACATGGATCCGATCGAACTCGCGGACGACGTCGTCTATCAGATCGGCGCGCTGCAGGCTCTGGCCGCCGCGGAAGGCGGAAAGGTCACCTACGTCAAGCCGCACGGCGGCTTGTACAACGCAATTGTGTCGCATACCGCGCAGGCGAAAGCCGTCGTCGACGCCGTAAAATCCGTGGATCCGAACCTGCCCATTCTGGGCCTGCCGGGCTCTGAAGTGCTGCGCCTGGCCGAGGCCGCCGGCCTCCGCGCCGTGACGGAAGCCTTCGCGGACCGGGCCTACAACCCGGACGGCACCCTCGTGTCCCGTACACTGCCCGGAGCTGTCCTGCACGACCACGCGGAGGTCACCGAGCATGTCCTCCGGATGGCCGCAGATTCCACCGTCCGCACCATTGACGGCTCCTTCCTGAAGATCCGCGCGGAGAGCATCTGCGTGCACGGCGACTCCCCGGGAGCCGTCACGATGGCCGCCGCCGTCCGCGAGTCACTGCGGGCCGCCGGCATCAGCACGGCCGCCTTCGCCCACGCGTGA
- a CDS encoding substrate-binding domain-containing protein: MTADVGGDPSRTVRYLRGGHVDGAIVVSHHKADGWTEELAASGLPTVAGFPPGPVAQGDFTPAGGTEAAERLLAEDRSLDGIFAASDLMARGAITALKAAGRSVPGDVAVVGFDDHLTAPGELPLTTINQPTVAMAVQAGRLLLEDIENPSTGREPLIYPARLVIRESSGPPAG; the protein is encoded by the coding sequence GTGACCGCCGACGTCGGAGGTGATCCGTCCCGGACGGTCCGCTACCTGCGCGGAGGCCACGTCGACGGTGCCATTGTGGTATCGCACCACAAGGCGGACGGCTGGACCGAAGAGCTCGCCGCCTCGGGCCTGCCCACCGTGGCCGGCTTTCCGCCCGGGCCGGTGGCCCAGGGTGACTTCACCCCCGCCGGGGGCACCGAAGCAGCCGAACGGCTCCTGGCCGAGGACAGGAGCCTCGACGGCATCTTCGCCGCGTCCGATCTCATGGCCCGCGGTGCTATCACTGCTCTGAAGGCCGCGGGGCGTTCGGTACCCGGGGACGTCGCCGTCGTCGGATTTGATGACCACCTGACGGCTCCGGGCGAACTGCCGTTGACCACCATCAACCAGCCGACGGTGGCAATGGCGGTCCAGGCGGGCCGTCTCCTCCTCGAGGACATCGAGAATCCGAGCACGGGACGGGAGCCGCTCATCTACCCTGCGCGCCTTGTTATCCGGGAGAGCAGCGGGCCGCCGGCGGGATAG